AAGTCGGAGAAGACCGGCGTGCCGCTGAAGATCAAGGCCGGATTCGACCCGACCGCACCGGACCTGCACCTCGGTCACACCGTGCTTTTGCACAAGATGAGGCAGTTCCAGAAGCTCGGTCACGAGGTGTACTTCCTGATCGGCGACTTCACCGGGATGATCGGTGACCCCACCGGCAAGTCCGAGACGCGCAAGGTGCTGTCCCGCGAGGACGTGCTGAGAAACGCGGAGACGTACAAGGAGCAGGTCTTCAAGATCCTCGACCCGAAGCTCACGAAGGTCGTCTTCAACTCCGAGTGGCTGGGGGCTCTTTCCGCCGGCGACATGATCGGGCTTGCCTCCAAGTACACCGTGGCCCGCATGCTGGAGCGGGACGACTTCAGCAAGCGCTTCGCCACGCAGATGCCGATCAGCATCCACGAGTTCATGTACCCGCTGGTGCAGGGGTACGACTCCGTCGCCCTGAAGGCTGACGTCGAGCTCGGAGGTACCGACCAGAAGTTCAACCTGCTCGTGGGTCGCGAGCTGCAGCGCGAGTGGGGGCAGGTCCCGCAGACCGTCATCACCATGCCGCTCCTCGAGGGGCTCGACGGCGTCAACAAGATGAGCAAGTCGCTCGGGAACTACATCGGCATCAGCGAGCCCGCCGACGAGATCTACGGAAAGGTCATGTCGATCTCCGACCCGCTCATGCTGCGCTACTACGAACTCCTGAGCGACCTGAGCATTCAGGGGCTGGAGCAGCTGAAGGGTGGCATCGCCGATGGATCGGTTCATCCGATGCAGGCGAAAAAGGATCTTGCCCGCGAGATGGTGGCGCGCTACCACGGCGAGGCGGCGGCGGATCATGCTGCGGAGAACTTCGTGAAGCGGTTCCGCGAGAATCAGACCCCGGACGAGATGCCTCTGGTCGAGCTGAAGGCGGAAGGGGAGAAGGTGCTTCTTGCGCGGGTGATGGCGGAAGCGGGGCTGGTGAAGTCCAACAGCGAGGGTCGCCGTTCCATCCTCGGTGGTGGTGTAAAGGTCGACGGCGAGAAGATCGCAGACGAGATGCTCGAGCTCACCGCACCGGGGGAGTACGTCCTCCAGGTAGGGAAGCGCCGCTTCGCGAAGGTGGTCCTCGGCTGAGTGTCACGGGAACCTTTTTGCACCATTAGCTAAAACAAACTATAAAGTCGTTGACGCTCCCGGATCGGTTTGCTATAAACGCACCTCGCTGATGCAGCAGTCACTTCCGAAACGGAGTGAGCGTCACGAAGAAAAAAAGAGTTGACAGCAGTAACGCTCTTTTGGTAGAAAGTTTGGCTCGCAGCAAAGCTCTTTACACATCGAATACGGCACGGCGGGTGGCAACGAAGGACGTGAGTCCGGATGAAGCCACTGCTGCAAAGAGACTGAACCTTAAAAAGTTCTCTCAAAAAAACCTGGAAAAAAAGATTGACAGGTTGGGCCGGATGAGATAAGTTGCCGAGTCTGTCGCGACGGAAACGAAGCGGCGGTTCAAACAGCTTGGTCTTTGAAAACTAAATAGTAGACGACAAAATTTGTGGGTTTTTTAACAAAGTAGTCAGCTTCAAAAACTAGAATCGAGCTTTCGGTTTACATTTTAAACTGGAGAGTTTGATCCTGGCTCAGAACGAACGCTGGCGGCGTGCTTAACACATGCAAGTCGAACGTGATCCGGAGCTTGCTCCGGTGAAAGTGGCGCACGGGTGAGTAACGCGTGGATAACCTGCCCTGGTATCTGGGATAACATCTCGAAAGGGGTGCTAATACCGGATAAGCCTACGGGATCTTCGGGTTCTGCAGGAAAAGGTGGCCTCTGTCTCAAGCTACCGTATCAGGATGGGTCCGCGTACCATTAGCTAGTTGGTAGGGTAATGGCCTACCAAGGCGACGATGGTTAGCTGGTCTGAGAGGATGATCAGCCACACTGGAACTGAGACACGGTCCAGACTCCTACGGGAGGCAGCAGTGGGGAATTTTGCGCAATGGGGGAAACCCTGACGCAGCAACGCCGCGTGAGTGATGAAGGCCTTCGGGTCGTAAAGCTCTGTCAGAGGGGAAGAAATGAAGGGGTGCTAATACCACTTCTTCTTGACGGTACCCTCAAAGGAAGCACCGGCTAACTCCGTGCCAGCAGCCGCGGTAATACGGAGGGTGCAAGCGTTGTTCGGATTTATTGGGCGTAAAGCGCGTGTAGGCGGTCTCTTAAGTCTGATGTGAAAGCCCTGGGCTCAACCCAGGAAGTGCATTGGATACTGGGAGACTTGAATACGGGAGAGGGTAGTGGAATTCCTAGTGTAGGAGTGAAATCCGTAGATATTAGGAGGAACACCGGTGGCGAAGGCGGCTACCTGGACCGATATTGACGCTGAGACGCGAAAGCGTGGGGAGCAAACAGGATTAGATACCCTGGTAGTCCACGCCGTAAACGATGAGAACTAGGTGTTGCGGGTATTGACCCCTGCAGTGCCGCAGCTAACGCATTAAGTTCTCCGCCTGGGAAGTACGGTCGCAAGACTAAAACTCAAAGGAATTGACGGGGGCCCGCACAAGCGGTGGAGCATGTGGTTTAATTCGACGCAACGCGCAGAACCTTACCTGGGCTTGACATCTGCGGAACCCGGTTGAAAGATCGGGGTGCCTTCGGGAGCCGCAAGACAGGTGCTGCATGGCTGTCGTCAGCTCGTGTCGTGAGATGTTGGGTTAAGTCCCGCAACGAGCGCAACCCCTATCCTTAGTTGCTACCATTCAGTTGAGCACTCTAAGGAGACTGCCGGTGTCAAACCGGAGGAAGGTGGGGATGACGTCAAGTCCTCATGGCCCTTATGTCCAGGGCTACACACGTGCTACAATGGCCGGTACAAAGGGTTGCGATACCGCGAGGTGGAGCCAATCCCAAAAAGCCGGTCTCAGTTCGGATTGGAGTCTGCAACTCGACTCCATGAAGTTGGAATCGCTAGTAATCGCGGATCAGCATGCCGCGGTGAATACGTTCCCGGGCCTTGTACACACCGCCCGTCACACCACGGGAGTCGATTGGTCCCGAAGTGCGTGAGCTAACCCGCAAGGGAGGCAGCGTCCTAAGGAATGGTCGGTGACTGGGGTGAAGTCGTAACAAGGTAGCCGTAGGGGAACCTGCGGCTGGATCACCTCCTTTCTAAGGAGCTTCTAGCCAGTGAATGTCCGCATTCACGTAAGATGCTAGCAAGTTGACCTAGGTCAGTCCCACGAATTGTCTACTATTTAGTTTTGAAGGACCAAGCCCGCCGGGGTGTCTGATCGGCGGACTTTTTGTTCTCTAAAATTTTCGAGATGAACATGGTTAGCGATGACTGCCAGGTCCATTGGGCGATGACTCGCTCAGACCGTAATGGGCCTGTAGCTCAGCTGGCTAGAGCACACGACTGATAATCGTGAGGTCGGTGGTTCGAGTCCACCTAGGCCCACCATTCATCTACCCGAAATTGGGGGTGTAGCTCAGCTGGGAGAGCACCTGCCTTGCACGCAGGGGGTCATCGGTTCGATCCCGTTCACCTCCACCAATTTGGGCGAAGCGAAAGCTTCTCCAAGTGTTCTTTGACAATTGCATAGTAGAAAGATCTGTAGGTAGAAAAAACCGGAATGGTGCAAACCGTTTCGGGAGTATGCACGGCAGCATTTGATCAACAGTTTTTTTATGGTCAAGCTACTAAGGGCGTACGGTGGATGCCTAGGCAGAGAGAGGCGATGAAGGACGTGGTAAGCTGCGATAAGCTTCGGTGAGCCGCTAAACAGGCTTTGACCCGGAGATTTCCGAATGGGGAAACCCACTGGAGGTAATGCTCCAGTAACGTACAGTAAATTCATAGCTGTGCGTGGCGAACGGGGGGAACTGAAACATCTAAGTACCCCCAGGAAGAGAAAACAATAGTGATTCCGTCAGTAGCGGCGAGCGAACGCGGACCAGCCCAAACCTTAAGTACTTCGGTACTTAGGGGGTTGTGGGGCCCCGACGTGGGATTGATGATTGGTAGGAAAACGGAATGGAAAGTCCGGCCATAGTGGGTGATAGCCCCGTATCCGAAACCATGATTCACCCTAGGGTGTCCCCGAGTACCGCCCGGCACGTGGAACCGGGTGGGAATCCGGGAGGACCATCTCCCAAGGCTAAATACTACTCTCTGACCGATAGTGCACTAGTACCGTGAGGGAAAGGTGAAAAGTACTCCAATGAGGAGGGTGAAATAGAACCTGAAACCGTATGCCTACAAGCAGTGGGAGCACTATGGAGCAATCCAGTGTGACCGCGTGCCTTTTGCATAATGAGTCAGCGAGTTACTCTCAGCAGCGAGGTTAAGTTCATAGAACGGAGCCGCAGCGAAAGCGAGTCTGAACAGGGCGCCATAGTTGCTGGGAGTAGACCCGAAACCGGGTGATCTATCCATGTCCAGGGTGAAAGGAAGGTAACACTTCGTGGAGGCCCGAACCCACTGGCGTTGAAAAGCCAGGGGATGAGGTGTGGATAGGAGTGAAAGGCTAATCAAACTCGGAGATAGCTGGTTCTCCCCGAAATATATTTAGGTATAGCCTCACAGAGTAAGTAACGGGGGTAGAGCACTGGATGGGCTAGGGGTCTTACCGGATTACCAAACCTAACCAAACTCCGAATACCGTTAACTGTTACTGTGGGAGTCAGACCGCGGGTGATAAGATCCGCGGTCGAAAGGGAAACAGCCCAGACCGCCAGCTAAGGTCCCAAAATCTACGCTAAGTGGAAAACGATGTGGAAATGCCCAGACAACCAGGAGGTTGGCTTAGAAGCAGCCATCCTTTAAAGAAAGCGTAATAGCTCACTGGTCGAGTGGGTCTGCGCGGAAAATGTAACGGGGCTCAAGCGTAGTACCGAAGCTGCGGATTCGCTTCTTAAGGAGCGAGTGGTAGGGGAGCATTGTGTAAGCCTGTGAAGGTCGACCGCGAGGACGGCTGGAGGTATCACAAGAGATTATGCTGACATGAGTAGCGAAAAACAAGGTGAGAAACCTTGTCACCGAAAACCCAAGGTTTCCTACGTAAAGGTAATCTGCGTAGGGTTAGTCGGTCCCTAAGGCGAGGCCGAAAGGCGTAGTTGATGGGAAACAGGTTAATATTCCTGTACCACCTGTTGTTGCGATGGGGGGACGGAGAAGGGTAGGCGATCCAGGCGCTGGTTGTCCTGGTTTAAGGCTGTAGGCGGGAGAAGGAGGCAAATCCCTTTCTCTATTCAACGCTGAGAGCTGATGACGAGGGGGTATCCCCGTAAAGTCGTCGATCCCATGCTTCCAAGAAAAGCCTCTAAGCTTCAGACAGCAGGTGACCGTACCGTAAACCGACTCAGGTGGGTGAGGATAAATGTCCTAAGGTGCTTGAGAGAACACTGGTTAAGGAACTCGGCAAAATGATACCGTAACTTCGGGAGAAGGTATGCCCTTTTTGGTGAAAGCGATTCGCTCGCCTAGCTGAGGAGGGTCGCAGAGAAATGGCGGTAGCGACTGTTTACTAAAAACATAGGACTCTGCAAAGTCGCAAGACGACGTATAGGGTCTGACGCCTGCCCGGTGCCGGAAGGTTAAGGGGATTTGTTAGCCGCAAGGTGAAGCTTTGAACCGAAGCCCCGGTAAACGGCGGCCGTAACTATAACGGTCCTAAGGTAGCGAAATTCCTTGTCGGGTAAGTTCCGACCTGCACGAATGGCGTAACGATTTCCGCGCTGTCTCAACCAGTGGCTCAGCGAAATTGAATTCTCGGTGAAGATGCCGAGTACCCGCGGTAAGACGGAAAGACCCCGTGCACCTTTACTACAGTTTGACAGTGACATTCGAATTAGCTTGTGTAGGATAGGTGGGAGGCTGTGAATCCGGGACGCCAGTTTCGGTGGAGCCATCCTTGAAATACCACCCTGGTTGGTTTGGGTGTCTAACCCAGGTCCGTCATCCGGATCGGGGACACTGTCTGATGGGTAGTTTGACTGGGGCGGTCGCCTCCCAAAGAGTAACGGAGGCGCGCGAAGGTTCCCTCAGGCTGATTGGAAACCAGCCGTAGAGTGTAAAGGCATAAGGGAGCTTGACTGCGAGACCCACAAGTCGAGCAGGTACGAAAGTAGGTCTTAGTGATCCGGCGGTTCTGTATGGAAGGGCCGTCGCTCAACGGATAAAAGGTACGCCGGGGATAACAGGCTGATCTCCCCCAAGAGTTCACATCGACGGGGAGGTTTGGCACCTCGATGTCGGCTCATCGCATCCTGGGGCTGAAGTAGGTCCCAAGGGTTTGGCTGTTCGCCAATTAAAGCGGTACGCGAGCTGGGTTTAAAACGTCGTGAGACAGTTTGGTCCCTATCTACCGTGGGCGTAGGATACTTGAGAAGAGTTGACCTTAGTACGAGAGGACCGGGTTGAACGTACCTCTGGTGTGCCAGTTGTTCCGCCAGGAGCAGTCGCTGGGTAGCTATGTACGGAAAGGATAACCGCTGAAAGCATCTAAGCGGGAAGCCTCCTTCAAGATTAGGTATCCCCGGGAGCAATCCCCTGAAGGCCCGTTGTAGACCACAACGTTGATAGGCCGGGTGTGTAAGTACAGTAATGTACTCAGCTTACCGGTACTAATCGGCCGTGAGGCTTGACCATAAAAAATTATTGAAGGGGGGTGGACCTCCACCCCCCGATTATATGCTGCGACTGCCGACAGATCAGAAGACTATGCGATTGGAGAAACGATGTGCTTGAGGCAATAAACCTGAAGCGAAAAGTTTCTCTGTGGCAATGCCGAGAGGGTCACACCCGTTCCCATCCCGAACACGGAAGTTAAGCCTCTCTGGGCCGATGGTACTGCACGGGAAGCTGTGTGGGAGAGTAGGTCGCCGCAGGGAATTTAATTGAAAAGCCCCACCCCGAAAGAGGTGGGGCTTTTCTGCGTCTGGGGCTTCATGGCTGGCGCTGGCGCGAATCGACGGACGTTGTGGACGTTGTGGACGTTGTGGAGTATAAGAGGCAGTGGCGTCCCGGCGCTGACTGACTGTAGCACGGAGGGTGCGGTAATGGCTGATGCGGAAGGGGCGGTCCGGTTGGAGGAAGGGTGGAAGCGGCATCTCATCTCTGAATTCGAGAAGCCTTACATGCTCGAGCTGAAGGATTTTCTGCGACGCGAGCTCTCCTCCCGCAAAAGGATCTATCCGAAAGGAAACGAGTACTTCAACGCCTTCAATACCACTCCTTTCGATGCCGTGAAGGTCGTCATCCTCGGGCAGGATCCGTACCACGGGCCGAACCAGGCACATGGGCTCTGCTTCTCGGTGCCGCCGGGCACCCCCTCGCCCCCTTCTCTGGTGAATATCTTCAAGGAGATCCAGTCTGACCTCACCATACCTCCGGCGCACTTCCCTCATGGAAATTTGAAGCGGTGGGCCGAACAGGGGGTGCTCCTTCTAAACAGTGTCCTGACAGTTGAGGATGGGCGCGCTGCGTCGCACCAGGGGAAGGGGTGGGAGACCTTTACCGATCGTGCCATCAGTGCTTTGAATGATCAGCGCGAGCACCTCGTCTTCATGCTGTGGGGAGCCTACGCCCACCGCAAAGGGGAAGTCATCGACCAGAAGAGGCACCTTGTTCTCAAGGCTCCTCATCCTTCACCGCTCTCTGCCCACCGCGGCTTTCTCGGCTGCAGGCACTTTTCCAAGGCGGCGGCCTATCTCGCCCAACATGGGGTGCAGCCGATCGATTGGCGTCTCGGCTAGGTGTTGGAGGTGCGGGTATCTGCTGTGGCGGGGTCTGTGGGAGTCGTAACGGCGGGTTGCGGCAAGGCCTCCCAAATTTCCGGAGTCGGCGGCGGCCGGCGAAGCTGCGCTTCGGGGAGCACGTACTGGTCGAAGAAGTCCTCCGGGTAGGTCCGCACGTAATACGCCCTCAGTGCCTCCACCAGCCGTTCCTCGAGATGATATCCACACGCCCCGTAGAGGACTGAGAACGCCTCCGCAACGGGCATTGGATCGCGGTAGTGCCTCTTCGCGGTGATCGCCTCGAAGTAATCGGCTACTGCGATAATGCGCGCTCCGAGCGGTATGTCGCTTCCTTTCATCCCGCACGGATAACCGCTGCCGTCGAGTTTCTCGTGATGGGCACCCGCAACTGCAGGTACATCCCTGTACGGTCCCTCGAAATTGATCTTCGCCAGAATCTCCTTCGTCTTCAGCGAGTGGGCCTTTACCACTTCGTATTCTTCCTGCGTCAGCTTCCCCTTCTTTTTCAGTATCGTGTCCGGCACCCCTATCTTGCCGTAATCGTGCAGCAGCGCCGCGACCCGGATCACCTCGCAAAATTCCGGCTGCAGCTCCAGCTCGCGGCAGATCCCGAGGGAGTATTCCGTCACTTTCTCCGAGTGCCCCGCGGTGAGCGGGTCGCGGGCGTCGATACTCGCTGCGAGCGCATGGAGGATGGAGCTGAAGACGCGAACGCGGGAATCGGTGAGCTCCGCATTCCTGATGCTGATCCCCACGACCGAAGCAATTCCCATGAGCAGCCCGATGTCGCTCTCGACCAGCGCCTGCTTCGTCGTGACGTTGTCCACCGCCACGATCCCCATCGATTTCCTCTCGCAGATGATGGGGCAGCAGATGAAGGAAACCGCCCCCATTTTTCGGGCGAAGGCGAGGCTCCGGTTGGACAGGGAGTCCTTTATGTCCTCGACGTCGTTGATGAGGAAGGGCCTCTGTTCACGGTAGGCGCGCAGAAACATCCCTTTCGAGCGGGGACGGTCCAGATGGTAGGGGAATTTCTTGTACAGGGCGATGTGCTCGTCTGAGTAGCCATACCCTCCATGGAACACGAGGCGCGTTCCCTCCTTGTTGGCAAGGAAGATCACCCCGCGGTCGTACTTGAGCCGCTTCTGCATGACACGGAGGACGTCGGCCAGGATGTCGTCTGCATTCGAGTACGACCCGAGCCCCTGGGCGACGTCGTTTGTGAGGAGCGCGTTGTTGTAGTTTATATTTATCTGCTCCAGAAGGCTGTCCTTCGTGGCCATGGTGTTGCTGAGGCTGGAGAAGAGCCCGCGGAGTTCGCTCCTTTGGGCAGCTATGGTAATGAGCAGGGCAAGTATGAGGGAGCCGGTGAGGGATCTCTCCAGCATTCCCCAGTTATGTCCCAGGACGATTGTAACGTTAAGGAGTATGAGAAGGGGGGTGAGGATGTTGTGCACCCGCTTCAGGACGTCGGGGAGGGTGTTCTCCCAGGTGATGACATAGCGGCACACCTTCCCGCCGTTGAAGACGCATTCGGGGTGGGAGACTGTCGGCATCTTGCTGGAAAACATGAGGACGATCGCCTCGAAGAACCCCGCCCTGTTCTCACACTGGAACGGTCGCTCCAGCCCCTCCACCAGCGGGGTCACCACGACCTCCACCTGGGTGGAGGAAACCGCCTTTGCCTCATACATCGCTGACCTGGTGAAGTTGGAGGCGGTCTTTGTGGTCATCTGGAAGGTATGGGAGATACCGATGAAGCCGAGGATGTACTGCCGCATGACACCGAGCGCATCGACGGACGCGCAATAGCGTCCCGCCTCCCGCGCGATGTGCGGGTTGCTGGTCATCTGGATCAGCTTTTCCTGGAAACGGTTCACCTGGTCTTGAGTGAACCAGTGCCCCTGATCCGCGACCTCGTACTCCTTCATCCCTGCATACGCCAGCAGTTCGCCGATGTTCACAAACGGGTACCTCTTCTTCACCAGCTTGAGGTACGAGTCCGTGATCCTGCTGTTGTAGAGGGGAGCATGCACATCCATGGTCATTTCCCTGTGACCCGTGCGTCCTGGCGGACGTCAGGCCTCCGGAAGTGCGGGAGTTTCCCGCATCTCCGAATCCTCCGTCTTCCTGCCTCCACCCGCAAAGAGCGACTCCGTGAATTCGAAGTACTCCTCGAGGTAACGCAGATCGAGGATCCACAGCGCGTACGTCTTCTCCACCGGCAGCCTGCCGTTCTCCGCATAGCTGTACGGATAGGTCAGGACCGGCATCTCGCCGTCGTAGTGTGCTGCCACCTCCCCGAGTGCCGCCTGCATGACCTCTGCGGGAATCGACTCGTCGAGGACGATGAGGGTCGCGCAGTTGGTGAGGTCCGCCATGTTGAAGCCGGCATCGGTGGCGTGCGCCATGATTATCGCCTTCACACTCCCTTCATGATGCAGGGAGTAGAGGTGCTTCTCCTTGCGGAATCCGAGCTTCTGGTACTCCTTGTCCAGCGAGTCTGGCATCTCGTCCTCGCTGCGGAGGTCGAAGGCGTCCATCATGAGCCCCCCGGAGGTGAAGCCGTAGAAACTCCCGAGCTCCCTGAGATCGAAGGGGCAGGTTCTTTTCAGCTGCCATGGCTCCGGGAGAGCCTCCTTTACGGGGGGCGCAATGAAGTGGGAGAAGGCGAACCTGTCCAGCGAGCAGCGCTTCTGGTCGTTCAGGTGGCGCGCCACGCCGCCGAAGACGCGGTTGGGGAATTTGTTTTCCGGGCGGAAGTAGCAGTACACGTAGTTCAGGTGGGCGAAGTAGAAGTTACGCAGCACGTCCACATACTGCCCGATCTGGTGCAGCACGGCCATCCCCGCCTTCAAGGAGACGGTCTTGCGAGCCGCGTGGTGGTGGATCATCCAGGAGTTTTCATAGAAGCGCACCATCGCCACGTGCCCCAGGATGACCCCCTTGTCCTGGTAGGTGAAGTGCCGTGCGATGTGCGGGTTGTGGCCGTACAGCCTGTGGTAGATCTTCTTGATCGCTCCCTTGTTCGCCTGGAAGTGGGCGTACTTTTCGGGGTAGATGAAGCCGGTCTCGAAGAAGAAGTCCCACAGCGCGTCCATGTCCACGGTGCTGCAGACGTAGGAATTCTCGTTGCTCGCCTGGTGCAGGATGGAGAGAAGCTTCACGTGCTCGTGGATGTCCATGTCCATGATCACGAGGTCGCAGCTCGCCACCCCTTCATCGTCCCCCTCCGTCCTCCTCACCGTGCGGGACACCACCTGGACCCGGCAGGTGAAGTTGAGGGCGTGCCCGAAATTGAGCCGCGCCGTCGGTATGATCATCCCGGTCATCAGGACCGAATTTTCCTCCGTTTCCTGCACTGTCAGGGCCCACCCCGTGAGGGAGGTAACCTTCAGG
The DNA window shown above is from Geomonas sp. RF6 and carries:
- the ung gene encoding uracil-DNA glycosylase, coding for MADAEGAVRLEEGWKRHLISEFEKPYMLELKDFLRRELSSRKRIYPKGNEYFNAFNTTPFDAVKVVILGQDPYHGPNQAHGLCFSVPPGTPSPPSLVNIFKEIQSDLTIPPAHFPHGNLKRWAEQGVLLLNSVLTVEDGRAASHQGKGWETFTDRAISALNDQREHLVFMLWGAYAHRKGEVIDQKRHLVLKAPHPSPLSAHRGFLGCRHFSKAAAYLAQHGVQPIDWRLG
- the tyrS gene encoding tyrosine--tRNA ligase — encoded protein: MTVAEQLEIIKRGATEILVEKELVEKLEKSEKTGVPLKIKAGFDPTAPDLHLGHTVLLHKMRQFQKLGHEVYFLIGDFTGMIGDPTGKSETRKVLSREDVLRNAETYKEQVFKILDPKLTKVVFNSEWLGALSAGDMIGLASKYTVARMLERDDFSKRFATQMPISIHEFMYPLVQGYDSVALKADVELGGTDQKFNLLVGRELQREWGQVPQTVITMPLLEGLDGVNKMSKSLGNYIGISEPADEIYGKVMSISDPLMLRYYELLSDLSIQGLEQLKGGIADGSVHPMQAKKDLAREMVARYHGEAAADHAAENFVKRFRENQTPDEMPLVELKAEGEKVLLARVMAEAGLVKSNSEGRRSILGGGVKVDGEKIADEMLELTAPGEYVLQVGKRRFAKVVLG
- a CDS encoding HD domain-containing phosphohydrolase, yielding MDVHAPLYNSRITDSYLKLVKKRYPFVNIGELLAYAGMKEYEVADQGHWFTQDQVNRFQEKLIQMTSNPHIAREAGRYCASVDALGVMRQYILGFIGISHTFQMTTKTASNFTRSAMYEAKAVSSTQVEVVVTPLVEGLERPFQCENRAGFFEAIVLMFSSKMPTVSHPECVFNGGKVCRYVITWENTLPDVLKRVHNILTPLLILLNVTIVLGHNWGMLERSLTGSLILALLITIAAQRSELRGLFSSLSNTMATKDSLLEQININYNNALLTNDVAQGLGSYSNADDILADVLRVMQKRLKYDRGVIFLANKEGTRLVFHGGYGYSDEHIALYKKFPYHLDRPRSKGMFLRAYREQRPFLINDVEDIKDSLSNRSLAFARKMGAVSFICCPIICERKSMGIVAVDNVTTKQALVESDIGLLMGIASVVGISIRNAELTDSRVRVFSSILHALAASIDARDPLTAGHSEKVTEYSLGICRELELQPEFCEVIRVAALLHDYGKIGVPDTILKKKGKLTQEEYEVVKAHSLKTKEILAKINFEGPYRDVPAVAGAHHEKLDGSGYPCGMKGSDIPLGARIIAVADYFEAITAKRHYRDPMPVAEAFSVLYGACGYHLEERLVEALRAYYVRTYPEDFFDQYVLPEAQLRRPPPTPEIWEALPQPAVTTPTDPATADTRTSNT
- a CDS encoding pilus assembly protein PilZ, which encodes MMFPCEAIPIPEAESESSGSRSVNKSYLVNKLNYLNFQDESIEVHLKHNKYDNTITLPVKPLPCAGERLDCSWIRRPGLQQVLSSYSFKYLLMNDGKKFLMVAPKLLNIDEEGLSVLLPMKGREFRMRRIRRHPSSGIGVQLTQDGALFQGTLADFTPVSLRVEGSVATPQTFKWISPRSPVNLHLYLGKQILYSGPCDITRESFKEKQGAFVLSCQEGAVRRFNAERYLRAAQQLIPSPSIIFEHPLIGKTVNLKVTSLTGWALTVQETEENSVLMTGMIIPTARLNFGHALNFTCRVQVVSRTVRRTEGDDEGVASCDLVIMDMDIHEHVKLLSILHQASNENSYVCSTVDMDALWDFFFETGFIYPEKYAHFQANKGAIKKIYHRLYGHNPHIARHFTYQDKGVILGHVAMVRFYENSWMIHHHAARKTVSLKAGMAVLHQIGQYVDVLRNFYFAHLNYVYCYFRPENKFPNRVFGGVARHLNDQKRCSLDRFAFSHFIAPPVKEALPEPWQLKRTCPFDLRELGSFYGFTSGGLMMDAFDLRSEDEMPDSLDKEYQKLGFRKEKHLYSLHHEGSVKAIIMAHATDAGFNMADLTNCATLIVLDESIPAEVMQAALGEVAAHYDGEMPVLTYPYSYAENGRLPVEKTYALWILDLRYLEEYFEFTESLFAGGGRKTEDSEMRETPALPEA